One Nostoc sp. UHCC 0302 DNA window includes the following coding sequences:
- the cas3 gene encoding type I-D CRISPR-associated helicase Cas3': protein MSENYSISLKPVYSKTFPTPDGVKLPNNWSLSWHQVATLEALRDPSIEVIFNTAMTGDGKSLAAYLQAMTSRTLALAMYPTNELARDQEKQVQGYKDIFKPQKNPQIRRLTAAILEKDIATGKFSSKRDGIEDFSINYEILLTNPDIFHYIHNFYYLREKIDNPDRLFRRIDENYKLFIYDEFHVFSSPQIASVINTILLMRHTGNPNKKFLFLSATPNELLKSYFQKAGIEPKIIDPVDVGAYKFSSDDSTDGWRQISQPINLCFAQGIEPNLSSSYKWIEENAETVILKFFQDYPNSKGAIILNSIAAVKKLIDKLKPIFEPRWKVRENTGLTGETEKSQSVAEADLLLGTSTIDVGVDFRINFLVFEAADAGNFIQRFGRLGRHEGFETYQAYALIPNFLVARLFKDEFHPLQNGESYNRVEFNNAIRSSWIFKNDFECYPRRWGGIQSYYIYKILSNNNHMKDKYPNIDKKFGTSIQRALGIKLERMKAQYYRCKGEKKDKIIDEARSFRGSSQLDCAIYDLTNPDEPEAERFKMYNLPGILNNFIFELWDKNSFMEKAEKAGVITTRFDKALCYLKFKGYRDVREDWHFYYLGNLRELANSGKVQVLPDKQHELQGLEISQRHGYGINQISDVVSRRKLVCFISDRDRNFLRGTLGLPMHFQAYPLTNEPEDKSPRYTITFGQDALLLETLTWHWKPKDDEGWIC from the coding sequence ATGTCTGAAAATTACAGTATTAGCCTCAAACCTGTTTATTCTAAAACCTTTCCTACACCTGATGGCGTGAAATTACCTAATAATTGGTCACTCTCTTGGCATCAAGTGGCAACTCTGGAGGCATTACGCGATCCAAGTATTGAGGTAATTTTCAACACTGCAATGACTGGAGATGGTAAAAGCTTGGCTGCTTATTTGCAGGCTATGACAAGTAGGACACTGGCTTTGGCAATGTATCCAACAAACGAGTTAGCAAGAGATCAAGAAAAACAGGTTCAAGGATACAAAGATATTTTTAAACCTCAGAAAAATCCGCAAATAAGACGATTAACAGCAGCTATTTTGGAGAAAGATATAGCGACTGGTAAATTCTCTTCTAAACGAGATGGGATAGAAGACTTTTCTATTAACTATGAAATTCTGCTGACCAACCCTGACATTTTTCATTACATCCATAATTTTTACTACTTGAGAGAAAAAATAGATAACCCTGACAGGTTATTCAGACGTATAGACGAGAATTACAAATTATTTATATATGATGAATTTCATGTTTTTTCATCTCCGCAAATAGCTAGTGTCATCAATACAATACTTTTAATGAGACACACTGGGAATCCAAACAAGAAATTTCTTTTTCTTTCTGCAACACCTAATGAATTGCTCAAGAGTTATTTTCAAAAAGCTGGAATAGAACCGAAGATTATCGATCCGGTTGATGTTGGAGCTTACAAATTTTCATCAGATGATTCAACCGATGGGTGGCGGCAGATTAGTCAACCTATTAACTTATGCTTTGCTCAAGGAATAGAGCCTAATCTGAGTTCTAGCTACAAATGGATAGAAGAAAATGCTGAAACGGTGATTTTAAAGTTTTTTCAAGACTATCCTAATAGCAAAGGTGCAATTATTCTCAATTCCATCGCAGCAGTTAAAAAGCTCATAGACAAATTAAAACCTATTTTTGAACCGCGATGGAAGGTTAGAGAAAATACTGGCTTAACAGGAGAAACAGAAAAGTCTCAATCAGTTGCCGAAGCAGATTTACTTTTGGGTACATCTACAATTGATGTTGGCGTGGACTTTCGGATTAATTTTTTAGTTTTTGAAGCTGCTGATGCAGGAAATTTTATTCAACGATTTGGTAGGCTTGGCAGACATGAAGGTTTTGAAACTTATCAAGCTTACGCTTTAATACCTAACTTTCTTGTTGCAAGGTTATTTAAGGATGAATTTCATCCTTTACAAAATGGTGAAAGTTATAACCGGGTTGAGTTTAATAATGCTATTCGTTCATCTTGGATATTTAAAAACGACTTTGAATGTTATCCAAGGCGTTGGGGTGGAATCCAGTCATATTACATATATAAAATACTGAGCAATAATAATCACATGAAAGATAAATACCCAAACATTGATAAAAAATTTGGTACTAGTATTCAAAGAGCTTTAGGAATCAAACTTGAACGCATGAAAGCTCAATATTATCGGTGTAAGGGTGAAAAGAAAGACAAAATTATCGATGAGGCTAGGAGTTTTCGGGGAAGTAGCCAGTTAGATTGTGCAATTTATGACTTAACTAATCCAGATGAGCCAGAAGCAGAAAGATTTAAAATGTATAATCTTCCTGGCATTCTCAATAACTTTATTTTCGAGTTATGGGATAAAAATAGCTTTATGGAAAAAGCCGAGAAAGCTGGAGTAATTACTACTCGCTTTGATAAAGCTTTGTGTTATTTAAAGTTCAAAGGCTATCGGGATGTGCGGGAAGATTGGCACTTCTATTATCTAGGGAATCTGAGAGAATTAGCTAATTCTGGTAAAGTGCAAGTTCTACCAGATAAACAACACGAACTACAAGGTTTAGAGATTTCGCAACGACACGGCTACGGTATCAACCAAATTAGTGATGTTGTGAGTAGACGTAAACTAGTGTGCTTCATTTCAGACCGCGATCGCAACTTTTTACGCGGCACTCTCGGATTACCTATGCACTTTCAAGCTTACCCCCTCACTAATGAGCCAGAGGATAAAAGTCCTCGCTACACCATTACTTTTGGACAAGATGCGCTGTTATTGGAAACCTTAACTTGGCATTGGAAGCCAAAGGATGATGAAGGATGGATATGTTAG
- a CDS encoding DUF433 domain-containing protein, with product MTNNDLLSRISIDPNICFGKPCIRGHRIWVSLILDYLAGGTTIEEVLEAYPSIEREDVLACIAYGAEMARDVFVELPLTKKKEASA from the coding sequence ATGACTAACAATGATTTGCTTTCTCGTATTTCCATCGACCCAAATATTTGTTTTGGTAAACCGTGCATTCGCGGACATCGGATTTGGGTTTCTCTAATTTTGGATTATTTAGCTGGTGGTACAACAATTGAAGAAGTTCTTGAAGCTTATCCAAGCATAGAAAGAGAAGATGTACTGGCTTGTATCGCCTACGGTGCAGAGATGGCGCGGGATGTTTTTGTGGAACTTCCTTTGACAAAAAAAAAGGAAGCAAGTGCGTGA
- a CDS encoding DUF5615 family PIN-like protein: protein MKLKLDENIDLRVVTLLQLAGHDVATVPGQGLSSAPDAEVIDVCRCEGRCLVTCDRGFGNRLKYNPSTYSGIVIIRLPSRYTFADWREAIEILITGLESADVIGKLWIIQQAKILEYQAIENEEAN, encoded by the coding sequence GTGAAATTAAAGCTAGATGAAAATATCGACTTGCGCGTTGTAACTTTATTGCAATTAGCAGGACACGATGTTGCAACAGTACCAGGACAAGGCTTAAGTTCTGCACCCGATGCCGAAGTTATTGATGTTTGTCGCTGTGAGGGTAGATGTTTAGTCACTTGCGATCGCGGCTTTGGAAATCGTCTGAAATATAATCCCTCTACCTATTCAGGAATTGTAATTATCCGTCTACCCTCTCGCTACACATTTGCTGATTGGCGTGAAGCTATTGAAATATTAATCACTGGGCTAGAATCCGCCGATGTGATAGGTAAATTATGGATTATTCAACAAGCAAAAATACTCGAATATCAAGCTATTGAAAATGAGGAAGCAAATTAA
- the cas10d gene encoding type I-D CRISPR-associated protein Cas10d/Csc3, giving the protein MNEFDDDLPEEVPDFDSEKDEDDELPVKRELLTIRLFKEAVKKAKGNEGDRILEKFADYVLPNLIRQLAGATAKGGKFFEVTIEIINAKRAAAGKNPVRRDNAGDQSILAHLLNGLFPSYRILRKLQAEGIGTNPVKRNCEDLQSSVFIVSYLLHDYEKFPDYRDWLEQNFIIRNWEEEPAKKDDAPNLGREYITKKILDFGLYHLLGEQWEELIDDIIEISSNAGVKNDSDLGLSTRGLKPSNDERLDSRIRQVLIDLVSLSDLFASVIKHPRDVENGRLPTLLARLSNHQLQLTYHSLSENRGILTNIFNNALITAHPEEFYTPLLYLPDGVVYLATVDAPPITTDGIPEQVITKIKYLCAEKLKERQTGFNRDGKGFKFADYYWLFFDVVELMEVSINAASRLLPDTKPASAGKRGESLLNYQAQGELSAHLNLQIANEIRIDRLAEFGDVLCRGIWGSWCEKVNDWQKQLAKNQRKSIPDLDLTQKLAEYLELSAEIPAVREIQSLKKTGGVPLDWYYLAAQYFRNNSGLDFAQILEVMKGMVNHVAVLIRPILADFQDMPDGWDDLKTYVNQVISLPTGAVIEPNPDSFLVELKRYNAAKITGRGRENVCAISSSSYTVTEQMESATLFAPQVYSNRQILFNAQAAKRQICSIWSIEIMLRQILMNQTNAVGADFEGRKYRYLYLYPTYFFTPETNKFLQKAYNQFSRTRFDAEMRKHFITENQVAKFQIDDYQTVDSLLIKENLKPEDDRTFKISFPEHETLTFFFLGLPPGRDATDTESWVTPAWLALALPLILDVKVVASESPVPPFISGADFEQTVLIDGEHQAIRSLIQKDNYRLDSILPRSSEKREFSPLNALTAAYSIHLEVNRKKDGDPDWGKLADLARDLETSPLYVFYYLNKWLRKQDKIDSVPMAKVRLYLDFYHYFEPEGKAVNQLRKLTELYRRFYRSKSQYAKANAILKPIDEAADVILKIDKSMASDTDSLIDVVAARLAKLMNNVRRRAAEGKPTLTLIDGKWKPALTSEEERQAVYEFSKYFVKSIFEESFKSDRARLAGTQLNLIRDTCEYLYRLADDEERKARPQDEPDDIPELELEASV; this is encoded by the coding sequence ATGAACGAATTTGATGATGATTTACCGGAAGAAGTACCAGATTTTGATTCAGAAAAAGATGAAGATGATGAATTGCCTGTAAAACGCGAACTTCTCACTATTCGGTTATTTAAAGAAGCTGTAAAAAAGGCAAAAGGAAATGAAGGCGATCGCATCCTAGAAAAATTTGCAGATTATGTCTTACCTAATTTAATTCGGCAGTTAGCAGGCGCAACCGCTAAAGGCGGTAAATTCTTTGAAGTCACGATAGAAATTATAAATGCCAAACGCGCAGCCGCAGGTAAAAATCCTGTTCGTAGAGACAACGCTGGCGACCAATCTATACTTGCTCACTTACTTAATGGTCTATTTCCCAGCTATCGAATTTTAAGGAAGTTACAAGCAGAAGGAATAGGCACAAATCCAGTTAAGCGTAATTGTGAAGATTTGCAATCCTCTGTATTTATTGTTTCTTACTTGTTGCATGACTATGAAAAATTCCCTGACTATCGAGATTGGTTAGAACAAAATTTTATCATTCGCAATTGGGAAGAAGAACCAGCAAAAAAAGATGATGCTCCGAATTTGGGACGTGAATACATTACCAAAAAGATTTTAGATTTTGGTTTATACCACTTACTAGGCGAACAATGGGAAGAACTTATCGATGACATTATTGAAATTAGCAGCAATGCAGGCGTTAAAAATGATTCGGATTTAGGTTTAAGTACTCGTGGATTAAAACCTTCAAATGATGAAAGACTAGATAGCAGAATTAGACAGGTTTTGATTGACTTAGTTTCACTATCTGATTTATTTGCTTCAGTAATTAAACATCCGAGAGATGTAGAAAATGGTCGTTTACCTACATTACTGGCAAGATTAAGCAATCATCAATTACAACTTACCTATCATTCCCTTTCAGAAAATCGTGGAATTCTCACAAATATTTTCAATAATGCTTTAATCACAGCACATCCTGAAGAGTTTTATACACCATTACTCTATCTACCTGATGGCGTTGTCTATTTAGCTACTGTTGATGCTCCTCCGATTACAACTGATGGAATTCCTGAACAAGTTATTACCAAAATAAAGTACTTATGTGCAGAGAAACTGAAGGAAAGACAGACAGGTTTTAATCGTGATGGCAAGGGTTTTAAATTTGCAGATTATTACTGGTTATTTTTTGATGTAGTTGAATTAATGGAAGTTAGCATTAATGCTGCTTCTCGGCTACTTCCAGACACAAAACCTGCTTCTGCTGGTAAGCGAGGCGAAAGCTTGCTGAATTATCAAGCACAAGGCGAACTATCAGCACACTTAAATTTACAAATTGCTAATGAAATTCGCATTGATCGCTTGGCAGAATTTGGTGATGTTTTGTGTCGAGGGATTTGGGGTAGTTGGTGCGAAAAAGTTAATGATTGGCAGAAACAGCTAGCAAAAAATCAGAGAAAAAGTATTCCTGATTTAGATTTGACACAAAAGCTAGCTGAATATTTGGAATTGTCAGCAGAAATTCCAGCCGTCAGAGAAATTCAATCTTTGAAAAAAACAGGTGGTGTACCTCTTGATTGGTATTACCTAGCAGCGCAATACTTTCGTAATAATTCAGGTTTGGACTTTGCTCAAATTCTGGAAGTTATGAAAGGGATGGTGAATCATGTTGCAGTTTTGATTAGACCCATTTTAGCAGATTTTCAAGATATGCCCGATGGCTGGGATGACTTAAAAACTTATGTCAATCAAGTTATTTCTTTACCAACAGGCGCAGTTATAGAACCAAACCCAGACTCATTTTTAGTTGAACTTAAACGCTATAATGCCGCAAAAATTACAGGTAGAGGACGAGAAAATGTTTGTGCAATTTCTAGTTCTTCATATACTGTGACTGAACAGATGGAATCAGCGACTTTATTTGCTCCTCAAGTCTATAGTAATCGTCAGATTTTATTTAATGCTCAAGCTGCTAAACGGCAAATTTGCTCAATTTGGTCAATTGAAATTATGTTGAGACAAATTTTGATGAACCAAACAAATGCCGTAGGAGCAGATTTTGAAGGACGCAAATATCGCTATCTCTACCTTTACCCAACTTACTTTTTTACCCCAGAAACTAATAAATTTTTGCAAAAGGCTTACAATCAATTTTCTCGAACTCGGTTTGATGCCGAAATGCGTAAGCATTTTATCACAGAAAATCAAGTTGCAAAGTTTCAAATTGATGATTATCAAACAGTTGATTCTCTACTGATTAAAGAAAATCTAAAGCCAGAAGATGACCGGACTTTCAAAATTAGCTTTCCAGAACATGAAACTCTGACCTTTTTCTTTTTAGGTTTACCGCCTGGAAGAGACGCTACAGATACAGAATCTTGGGTAACACCAGCTTGGTTAGCGTTAGCGTTACCGCTTATTCTCGATGTGAAAGTCGTAGCATCAGAATCACCTGTACCACCTTTCATTAGTGGTGCTGATTTTGAACAAACAGTTTTAATTGATGGAGAACATCAAGCGATTCGTTCTTTGATTCAAAAAGATAACTATCGTTTAGATAGCATTCTACCTCGTAGTTCAGAAAAGCGTGAATTTTCTCCCCTCAATGCTCTCACTGCTGCTTACTCTATTCACTTGGAAGTTAACCGTAAAAAGGATGGCGATCCAGATTGGGGAAAATTAGCAGATTTAGCACGGGATTTAGAAACTAGTCCTCTCTATGTCTTCTATTACCTTAATAAATGGTTGCGAAAGCAAGACAAAATTGATTCTGTACCTATGGCGAAAGTTCGCCTATACTTGGATTTTTATCACTATTTTGAACCAGAAGGAAAAGCTGTGAATCAACTGCGTAAGTTAACAGAACTCTACCGTCGTTTTTATCGTTCTAAAAGTCAATATGCCAAAGCTAATGCAATTCTCAAACCAATTGATGAGGCTGCTGATGTAATTTTGAAAATTGATAAATCTATGGCTAGTGACACTGATTCTTTAATAGATGTGGTAGCGGCTCGTCTAGCCAAGCTGATGAATAATGTACGACGGAGAGCGGCTGAAGGAAAACCAACATTAACTTTAATTGATGGTAAGTGGAAACCTGCCTTAACTTCAGAAGAAGAACGTCAAGCAGTCTATGAGTTTTCTAAGTATTTTGTGAAAAGCATTTTTGAGGAAAGTTTTAAAAGCGATCGCGCACGTTTAGCAGGTACTCAACTCAATTTAATTAGAGATACTTGTGAATACCTTTATCGCCTAGCAGATGATGAAGAACGTAAAGCACGTCCACAAGATGAACCTGATGATATTCCTGAATTAGAACTTGAAGCATCAGTCTAA
- the cas7d gene encoding type I-D CRISPR-associated protein Cas7/Csc2, which translates to MKFLKTLDSKFFHDVIPAKPMGKYVHFITIRVTESYPLFQTDGELNKARVRAGIENKEPISRLAMFKRKQSTPERLTGRELLRNYKIGDSEKCDYNVDFSKTTPDCILYGFAIGDSGSEKSKVVVDTAYSITPFDDSHLNFTLNAPFENGTMSRQGEVTSRINSQDHILPQVFFPSIVTLKDPTEAGFLYVFNNILRTRHYGAQTTRTGRVRNELVGVIFADGEIVSNLLWTQKIYDVMSNATPKQINPPDPLNEDEVLEAATQAITALMSQECISHTDFVGASFIPLLSEVKSITSNETRLQEMLTQANAESSIYAQTWVLKSGKKDPKKDTKVNKKAAAVTE; encoded by the coding sequence ATGAAATTCTTAAAAACACTCGATTCTAAATTTTTCCACGATGTAATTCCTGCTAAACCTATGGGGAAATATGTTCATTTCATTACTATTCGCGTTACAGAATCTTATCCTTTATTCCAGACAGATGGTGAACTGAATAAAGCCAGAGTGCGTGCTGGAATTGAAAACAAAGAACCTATTAGTCGCTTGGCAATGTTTAAGCGCAAGCAGTCTACACCAGAACGTTTAACAGGTAGAGAATTATTACGTAACTACAAAATTGGTGATTCGGAAAAATGCGACTACAACGTAGATTTCAGCAAAACTACTCCTGATTGTATTCTCTACGGTTTTGCTATTGGTGATTCTGGTTCTGAAAAGTCGAAAGTAGTTGTAGACACAGCTTACTCTATTACACCCTTTGATGATTCTCACCTTAACTTTACCCTCAATGCACCTTTTGAAAATGGGACGATGAGCCGTCAAGGAGAAGTAACCAGCCGGATTAATAGTCAAGACCATATATTACCTCAAGTCTTTTTTCCCAGTATTGTCACGCTCAAAGATCCTACTGAAGCTGGATTTCTCTACGTTTTCAATAACATTCTCAGGACACGCCATTACGGAGCGCAGACTACCCGCACAGGTAGAGTGCGTAATGAGTTAGTTGGAGTTATTTTCGCTGATGGTGAGATTGTTAGTAATCTTCTCTGGACTCAAAAGATATATGACGTAATGAGTAATGCAACTCCAAAGCAAATTAATCCTCCTGATCCGCTCAATGAAGACGAGGTTTTAGAGGCGGCTACGCAAGCAATTACTGCTCTAATGTCTCAAGAGTGTATTTCTCATACTGATTTTGTTGGTGCATCATTCATACCACTTTTGAGTGAAGTGAAGTCTATCACCAGTAATGAAACTCGATTGCAAGAAATGTTGACTCAAGCAAATGCTGAATCATCTATTTATGCTCAAACATGGGTTCTTAAATCAGGTAAGAAAGACCCTAAGAAAGATACCAAGGTTAATAAGAAAGCTGCTGCTGTCACGGAGTAA
- the cas5d gene encoding type I-D CRISPR-associated protein Cas5/Csc1, with product MTIIYRCQIELHDSLYYATREIGRLYETEPIINNYALCYALGLVDSQIYSTTVAEEHSYCYFCPEQVPKYEEHLTPLNQQGIYVTPARSLNHSSILNTWKYANNNYHVEMEKTQKNIPSFGRAKEIAPESVFEFFVISQKELKLPKWIRLGKWMSKAEITVEQLPKPKIAEGLFTCTYPLNPLDVMFTNQVISYDVVNMPPVSLIQNVQMRGQYYQFDSIKELKLPARMEYRFRN from the coding sequence ATGACAATTATTTATCGTTGTCAAATAGAACTACATGACAGCCTTTATTACGCAACTCGTGAAATCGGGCGATTGTATGAAACAGAGCCAATAATTAATAATTATGCTCTCTGTTATGCACTGGGTTTAGTTGATAGCCAAATCTACTCTACTACCGTTGCTGAAGAACATTCCTACTGCTATTTTTGCCCGGAACAAGTGCCAAAATATGAGGAGCATTTAACGCCACTCAATCAACAGGGAATTTACGTAACTCCGGCGCGATCGCTCAATCATTCTTCCATCCTCAACACCTGGAAGTATGCTAACAATAACTACCACGTTGAAATGGAGAAAACACAAAAAAATATCCCCAGTTTTGGCAGAGCAAAAGAAATAGCACCAGAAAGTGTATTTGAGTTTTTTGTCATCTCCCAAAAAGAACTCAAGCTCCCAAAGTGGATTCGTTTGGGTAAATGGATGAGTAAGGCTGAGATCACAGTTGAACAACTACCAAAACCTAAAATAGCTGAAGGTTTATTCACCTGTACTTATCCTCTAAATCCTCTAGATGTCATGTTCACCAATCAAGTAATTAGCTATGACGTGGTGAATATGCCTCCAGTCAGCTTAATTCAGAATGTACAAATGCGAGGGCAATACTACCAATTTGATAGTATCAAAGAGCTAAAACTTCCGGCTCGAATGGAATATCGTTTTCGGAATTAA
- a CDS encoding 2OG-Fe(II) oxygenase: MKHYQQQSNAFPNDYLNNLWGEIQACSYFAINNLNRDFVGTKGFSVVFTRSHLSKVEQQFPYFKPYLDLALQPNCNAFYLNPLQLKEGSRVDPHIDRSLRSYCKTVEPPAVVSVLYVRVPADMEGGELVLKSHKRQLGQIKPQINTLVYFQGDLTHSVNAVKTPGNRLSLVCEQYSLSDAELQEIPEFTVESRSSQSTTKKRKYAS, translated from the coding sequence GTGAAACATTATCAACAACAATCCAATGCCTTCCCCAACGATTACCTAAACAACTTGTGGGGAGAAATCCAAGCTTGCTCTTACTTTGCTATCAACAACCTCAACCGCGATTTTGTCGGTACTAAAGGATTCTCGGTAGTATTCACACGATCGCACCTCTCCAAAGTAGAGCAGCAATTCCCCTACTTCAAGCCTTACCTAGATTTAGCTCTCCAGCCGAACTGTAACGCTTTTTACCTCAATCCTTTACAGCTAAAGGAAGGCTCCCGTGTTGATCCGCACATTGATCGCTCTCTGCGTTCTTATTGCAAAACTGTTGAGCCACCTGCGGTTGTTAGTGTTCTGTATGTGCGAGTACCAGCAGACATGGAAGGGGGAGAACTGGTACTCAAGTCGCACAAACGCCAACTTGGGCAAATTAAGCCTCAAATCAATACTTTAGTTTATTTTCAAGGTGATTTAACCCATTCCGTTAACGCTGTGAAAACTCCCGGAAATCGTCTGAGCTTAGTATGTGAACAGTATAGTTTGAGCGATGCTGAACTCCAGGAAATCCCTGAGTTTACTGTAGAGTCAAGAAGCTCTCAGTCTACAACCAAAAAAAGAAAGTATGCCTCATAG
- the cas6 gene encoding CRISPR-associated endoribonuclease Cas6, whose protein sequence is MPHSLVLNLLPQSPIPPQYLTGRHLHALFLTLVSSVDSTLGDRLHDSTADKAFTLSPLQISRTNSPLLKVGRGGSKLQYSHQQPIPAGTPCWWRISLLDDTLFSQLTQLWLNLNPNHPWHLGPADLYITSIQGTPQSTQPWANACTYAQLYEQASESDGFADAKGVRTLNLVFSTPTAFRQGQYDTTLPTRESVFNSLLSRWNKYSGIEFSNLAIETIFPSFVNIHTEIIADSRSKFIGILGEVSYRILGEITPIRIKQINALADFALYAGIGRKTTMGMGMARRLDSP, encoded by the coding sequence ATGCCTCATAGTTTAGTGTTGAATTTGCTACCTCAATCGCCCATTCCACCACAATATCTTACAGGTAGACATCTCCACGCCCTATTTTTAACCCTCGTTAGTTCTGTAGATAGCACATTGGGCGATCGCTTGCACGATTCCACCGCAGATAAAGCTTTCACCCTCTCTCCCCTGCAAATTAGTAGAACTAACTCCCCCCTTTTGAAAGTGGGTAGGGGGGGATCTAAATTACAATACTCACATCAACAACCCATCCCCGCCGGAACGCCTTGTTGGTGGCGTATCTCTTTATTAGATGACACTTTATTTAGTCAACTTACTCAACTATGGCTAAATCTTAATCCCAACCACCCTTGGCATCTTGGCCCCGCAGACTTATATATTACCAGCATTCAAGGTACACCCCAATCTACGCAACCTTGGGCAAATGCTTGCACTTATGCTCAATTGTATGAGCAGGCTAGTGAAAGCGATGGCTTCGCCGACGCCAAAGGCGTACGTACTCTCAACTTGGTCTTTTCCACACCCACCGCCTTCCGTCAGGGACAGTATGATACTACCCTTCCTACTAGAGAATCTGTTTTTAATTCTCTACTTTCACGGTGGAATAAATACAGTGGTATCGAATTTTCTAACCTTGCGATAGAGACAATCTTTCCTTCTTTTGTCAACATTCATACCGAAATAATAGCTGATTCCCGCAGTAAATTTATTGGCATACTGGGAGAAGTTAGCTATAGGATATTAGGAGAAATTACACCAATACGAATTAAGCAAATTAATGCCTTAGCTGACTTTGCTTTATATGCAGGAATTGGACGGAAAACAACAATGGGTATGGGAATGGCGCGGCGGTTGGATTCTCCCTGA
- the cas4 gene encoding CRISPR-associated protein Cas4 has product MNNLDYISIVALNQYAYCPHRCWRMFCAGEFSDNQYTIEGTSLHDRVHTTSDGQRGETWQVRAIWLKSEKYKLLGKSDLIEAESGQFYPVEYKRGRKGEWDNDELQVCAQALCLEEMTGQTVTTGYIYYAHSHQRQLVEINQELRQSAIATIQAVTNLLETGLIPQPVYSKRCKGCSLYSQCLPKVVDKVRTYQEAN; this is encoded by the coding sequence ATGAACAATTTAGATTATATTTCCATTGTGGCATTGAATCAATATGCCTATTGTCCGCATCGGTGCTGGCGGATGTTTTGTGCAGGCGAATTTAGCGATAATCAATATACAATTGAAGGCACAAGTTTACACGATCGCGTCCACACCACAAGCGACGGACAGCGAGGAGAAACTTGGCAAGTTCGGGCAATTTGGCTGAAGTCAGAAAAATATAAACTGCTGGGAAAATCTGACTTAATTGAAGCTGAATCCGGTCAATTTTATCCAGTGGAATACAAACGGGGACGTAAGGGCGAATGGGATAACGATGAGTTGCAAGTCTGCGCTCAAGCATTATGTTTAGAAGAAATGACAGGACAGACTGTTACCACTGGATATATATATTATGCTCACTCTCATCAACGCCAATTAGTAGAGATTAATCAAGAACTGCGGCAAAGTGCGATCGCTACTATTCAAGCTGTAACAAATCTCTTAGAAACAGGATTAATACCACAACCAGTATACAGCAAACGCTGCAAAGGATGCAGTCTTTATTCACAATGTTTGCCCAAAGTAGTTGATAAGGTAAGAACTTACCAAGAAGCTAATTAA